The region CAGCGCCTCGTGGGCGGGGTGGCGGAAGGAGGCGTTCTCGTCCAGCGTGACCTTGCCGTCGAGGGCGACGATCTTGCCCTCGGGGTCGCGGACCAGCGGGTTGACCTCGACCAGCGTGGCGTCCTCGGAGACGAAGGTCTCCCAGAGCTTCACGATGACGTCGGCGACCTGGTCGGCCACCTCGGCCGGGAACCTGGCGGCGGCCACGATCTCGTCGGCCTTCGCCCGGTCGACGCCCTTGACCGCGTCCACGGGCACCTTCGCCAGTGCCTCGGGCTTGGTCGCGGCGACCTCTTCGATGTCCATGCCGCCCTCGACGGACGCCATCGCCAGGAAGGTGCGGTTGGCGCGGTCGAGCAGGAAGGAGAAGTAGTACTCCTCGGCGATGTCGGACGCGGGGGTCACCAGCACGCGGTGAACGACGTGCCCCTTGATGTCCAAGCCGAGGATCGCGTCGGCCTTGACCTCGGTCTCGGCCGGGGTCTCGGCGAGCTTGACGCCGCCCGCCTTGCCGCGGCCACCGGTCTTGACCTGGGCCTTGACGACGACGGTCTGCCCGAAGCGCTCGGCGATGGCCTTGGCTTCGGCGGGGGTGCTGGCCACGTCGCCCGGCAGCACCGGGACATCGTGGGCGGCGAAGAGGTCCTTCGCCTGGTACTCGTACAGGTCCACTCGGGTCTCCTGCGACGTCGGTGTCGGACGCCGCGTCCTGGTGCGGTCCTCGATAGGTCCGGCGCTCCAGGCCGGAGCCTGGTGCCCACACGTACCAGGCATCACCTGGAACGCCGGCACAGCCGTGGGGGGACCGGCTCGACGCGGCTGCGCAGAACACTATCGACCTGCGTGGACCAGTCCGCACCCCCTACCCGTGAGGTCGGTCATAAAGGTGGTGAGGTCGATCACCACACCGATTCAGCCTCACCCGTTCCGGCGAGCGTTTCGCACCCTCCCGTGATCGTGGCGACGACTCCGGCACCATTCATTCCGCTGTTTCGACGGAAGGCGAATCGCAATGGTGTGGCGTTCCGCCGATCCGCCGAAAGGGATCAGGAGCGGGAGGTGCGGGCGACCGCGGCGATCAGCAGGGCGGCGGTGGTGGCCAGGGCCAGCCACAGGCCGGGGCCGGGCGCGGTGCCGGCCACCCGGGACTCGCTCAGCGGGTACTCCAGCGCCCGGGTCGCGGTCACGCAGGCCGCGCCGAGCAGCAGCGCCGCGCCCCGGCCGGGCCGGGAGACCAGGGCGAGCCAGACCGCGCCGAGCACGGTCACCAGCGCGATCAGCAGCCCCCAGGACCCGACCCGCAGCCCGAACGCGGTGATCGGCACGAAGTCCGGGGCCTTGAGCACCGGCAGCGCGAACGCGCCGAGCGCGAGCAGCCCGGCCACCAGGCCCGCCGCGAGCAGCGGCAACGGCGGCGTGGCGCGTTCCACGCCCTCCTCGTCCCGCTCCACGGCCCCGGCCAGCGCGGCGGCGACCGCCGCGGCCGCCGCGAGCAGCACGGCCAGCGCGGTGAACCAGACGCCGGCGGCGGGTTCGACCGACGGGACGCGGGTCGCGTTGAGCGCGGCGTCCAGCGCCGGCCCGGCGGCCAGTGGCACGGTCGCGGTGGCCACGATGAACGCGGGCCGGGCCTTCGGGAGCAGCGCGAGCAGGGTCACCGCGATCGCGGCCGGCCACAGCAGGCGGGCGGCGTAGTCGGTGGGCGCGGCGACGCCGGGGACGTGCAGGTGGTCGACCAGGGCGCCGAGCGCGGCGGCGACACCGGTCGCGACGCCCAGCGAGGCGGCGATCAGGTGCAGCCGGCGGCGGCCGGGCAGTTCGAGGTCGTGCTCCTTCTTGTCCGTCGTGGACCACGCGAGCGCCGCGGCGGCGGCCAGCACCAGGAACGGGCCCGGTGCCACGTCCACCTTGTCCACGGCGATCGCGGTCGCCAGGCCGGGCACGGCGAGCGCGACCAGCACGGCGGCGATGCCGAGCAGACCGCCCCGGCGCGCCTCGGGGTCGCCGGTGCTCGCCGCGAGCACCGCCAGGACCGGCACGGCCAGCAGCACCAGCAGGCCGCCGAGCAGCGGCAGCGGCGGGGCGTCCAGCGGGCCGGCGGCCGGGATGAAGGCGTCGGTGGAGGAGTAGGGGGCGCTGAACAGGCCCACGGCCGCGACCACGCCCGCCGTGGTGGGCAGCCCGAACCGCTGGGACCGGTCGCCGTCCTGGTCCGCTCGGCCGGCCGCGACGACACCGGCGGCCAGCGCCAGGGCGTGCCCGGCGAGCAGCAGCCACGCGCCGGCGGTCGGCGTCGGCGGGACGAGGCTGTCCGGCCGGAACAGCTCGGGGCGCGCGGCGACCAGCGGGTCGCGCACGACCTGGAGGTCGATCAGGAACCGGCCGACCGCGAACACCCCGGCGGGCACCAGCACGGCGGCGGCGGTGATTTCCCGGCCGCGGCGCAGGAAGTAGCCGGACACCGCCGCGGGGAGCAGCGCCAGGACGGCCAGCAGGGGCCACGCGGTGTACGCGGGCGGGGCGCTGCCGTCCACGACGGAGATGGCGGGTCCGACCGCGCCGCACAGGCCGCCTGCCGCGGCGAGCCCGACCGCGAGGCGGAGCCTGGTGTGCGCGGGGGAGGTCAGGTCAGCGGTTCGCGTCATCGGGGGCGACGCTAGCAGGGCGCGCACCGGCCACCGGGGGTGTCCGCCGGCCCGCAGCGGGTAGTCCACTTTCGTGGAGCTTTCACCTACCTTCGGCCCCATGGGTGAAGTCGGGACGCGGCCGACCGGCTGGGCGGGGTTCGGCCTGGACGCGGTCCGGGCCGGGGTCGACGCGGTGCGCACCGCCGTCGACGCGGGCGTGGACCGGGTCGGTGTCGCGTTGCGTGACGTCGCCGGGGCCGGTGCCGGGCTGGTCGAGAGCGCGGGTGACGCACTGCGCACGGCGACCGGGACGGGTGCGGGGCTGGTCGGCGGCGTGCTGCGGGACGTGGCCGGGACCGGGGCCGGGTTGGCCGGCGGCGTGGCCGGGGTGGCGCGCGCGGTGGCGACGCCGGGCGGCGCGCGCGGGGTCGTGGTCGAGGCGGCCTGGCTGACCGCGCACACCGTCCTGTACCCGTGGGGTGCGATCGAGCAGCAGTTCCGGCCCGAGGGGCACCTGCGGCACTACCGGACCGACCGGCTCCCGCTCCGCCGGCGCGGCTTGGTTGTTTCGGCGATGGACGCCGCGGGCACCCCGATCGTGCTGGTGCACGGCATCGGGGACAACCGATCCACCTTCGCAGTGCTGTCGGGGGCGCTGCGCAGGCGCGGGTTCGGAGTCGTGCACGCGGTGAACTACAGCGTCCTCACGGCGCTGACCGGCGACGTCAGGCGCTCGGCCGCCCTGCTGGGCGAGCACGTGGAGCGGATCTGCGAGCAGACCGGGTCCGACCGCGTGCACGTGATCGGGCATTCGCTGGGCGGGCTGATCGCCCGTTACTACGTGCAGCGGCTGCACGGGGACGCCCGCGTCAAGACCCTGGTCACGCTGGGCACGCCGCACGGCGGGACGCTCGCCGCCTACCTGTTCCCCACCTCGCTGACCCGCCAGCTGCGCCCCGGATCGGACCTGCTGGCCGAGCTGTCCGAACCGTGCCGGCCGTGCCGCACGAAGTTCGTGGTGGTGTGGAGCGGGATGGACCAGGTGGTGATCCCGCAGCGGCACGCCCGGTTGGAGCACCCCTCGTTGCGCGTGGAGGAGTACCGGATACGTGATTCAGGTCACCTTTCGCTATCGGTCGACACTCGCGCTCTGCAGGTGGTTGTGACTGCCGTCACTCGAACGGATGACGCTACAGACCACCCCATCGTGCCTGTACGTGAGGGGTTTAGTAGCTCCGAAGTGACGTAGCGTCACCGCTCTCACGGCGGGTCCGCGCGCCGACCGCTAATCGGTAGACAAGCTCGCCGGGGATTGCCTACGAGGCTTCCGCGCCGTTACTGTCCCCGGGTCCGTTGTCACGGTCTGGTCACAAGCAAGAGAACGAGCCGGTACCCCGACTGGCTCAACCGGGATCCCCCGCCCGGTGTCGACCGGACTCCCCGAAGACGGAAGGCCAGGTTTTGTCTTCTCGACACCGCTCCCCCGGCGGCCACAGCAGTACCGACGTGCTCGAAAAAGCGGTCGACCGCGCCTCCACGCGTGACGTGGGGTCGCACCGGCTGCCGCCACCGCCCTCGGCGCTGCGCGGCCGGATCGTCGTCGCCGCCGTCGCGGTCGGCGCGTTCGCCGCCGCCGGCGCGGGCCAGACGCTGCACGCACTGGGCTCCGGCTCGGACAGCCCCGCCCAGGACGAGGTGACGCCGCTCGCGGCGGCCTCCGAGGGCGCGGCCGCGTTCGGAGTCGGCGGCAGCGGTCCCGCCGCGCCGCACGTCCTGCCGGTCTCCAAGACCACCGACCCCGCCGCCGAGGCCCAGAAGCTCACCAAGAGCGCCCGGATCTCCGAGGACCGCGAGGCGGCCGAGGCCGAGTCCAAGCGCCCCAAGTACGCCCGTCCCGCCGCCGGTGACTTCACCTCCGGCTTCGGCGGTCGCTGGGGCGAGATGCACTACGGCATCGACATCGCGGGCCCGATCGGCACCCCGATCCTGTCCGCCGCCGACGGCGTCGTGATCGAGGCCGGCCCGGCCAGCGGCTTCGGCCTGTGGGTCAAGGTCGAGCACTCCGACGGCACGGTGACCGTCTACGGCCACGTGGACACCTACTCGGTGCGCAAGGGCCAGCAGGTCCGGGCCGGCGAGCAGATCGCCCGGATGGGCAACCGAGGCTTCTCCACCGGTCCCCACCTGCACTTCGAGGTCTGGAACCCGGGCGGGATGAAGATCAACCCGCTGAGCTGGCTGAACGCCAAGGGCATCAGCGTCTGATCCGGCCCGGCGCCCGACCCGGCCCGCCGGACCCGCGACGCACCGACGCCGCACGCCTCGACGTGCCGTCTGGCGGTGTCGCCGGGCCCTGTCGCCGGGCCCTGTCGCCGGGCGCGGTCCCGTCCTGGGCGCGCGGTGCCGTCACGTGGACGTCCGCCACCGGTGAGCCGACCGCTGCCCGCGCCGCGCGGTCGTGGTGCCGCCGGTTCGCGAACGAAGAGAAAAGGGCGGGTCGCGTGTGCGACCCGCCCTTCTGCAACTACCCCCTGGACCGCCCCCGCGGTGTTTCCCCTCGCGCTTCCGCCGCCCCCGAAGCGGCTTCCGCGTGCTGCCCGCAAGCGGTCCCTCTGCCCGGATCACCCCGAATGCCCCGGTCATCCCGCTTGTGACACCCCTTAAGACGCCCATCGCGGGTTCGGGTTGCGCACGGGTTCGGGATGACTTCGAACGGGTGAGATCTCAGGCCGCGCCGGCCCGCTCGTCGAACGCCGCGCGCGCCGCCGCGATCTCCGCCTCGTGCTCCTCGGCCCAGGTCACGAGGCCGCGCAGGGTCACGTGCAGGGTCTCGCCGAGCGGGGTCAGCGCGTAGTCGACGCGGGGCGGCACGGTCGGGTGGACGGTGCGCAGCACCAGGCCGTCCCGCTCCAGCTGCCGAAGTGTGACGGTGAGCACCCGGCGGCTGACGCCGTCGATCCGGCGCCAGAGCTCGCCGAACCGGTGCCCCCGCTCGGCGAGGTAGGCGAGCACGAGCACCGACCACTTGTCGCCGATCCGATCGGCGACCTTGCGGACCGCGCAGTCCGAGCGCGCGTCCCACTGCCGCGCGTCCTCGTCGGTTTCGTCGCAGTAACCCGGTGACTTGAAAGTGCCGTCTTCCACGGTTCCGCATCCTCCCGCAGGATTGCATGCACATGCAAGAAGAAAGGTGGGGTTGTGGCGACAACGGAAACCACCGCGCGGTTCAGCGGGCGCGAGTGGAGCCTCCTGCTGGTGCTGTGCGGCGCGATCTTCCTGGAGGGCATCGACGTCGCGATGATGGGCGTGGCGCTGCCGTCCATCCAGGCGGAGCTGGGCATGTCCGCCGGCGCCCTCCAGTGGGTGGTGAGCGCGTACGTGCTCGGCTACGGCGGCTTCATGCTGCTGGGCGGCCGGGCCGCGGACCTGCTCGGCCGGCGGCGGGTGTTCCTGTTCTGGCTGGCGGTGTTCGTGGTGTTCTCCGGGCTGGGCGGGCTCGCCCAGGACGGCTGGGTGCTGATCACCGCCCGCTTCGTGACGGGCCTGAGCGCCGCGTTCCTCACGCCGGCGGGTCTTTCCATCATCACCACCACCTTCACCGGCCCACGGCGCGATCAGGCGCTCCTGGTGTACGGCGGGATCGGGGCGGCCGGCTTCTCGCTCGGCATGGTGGTCGGCGGGCTGCTCACCGTCGTGGGCTGGCGGTGGGTGTTCTTCGCGCCCGTCGTGCTCGCGCTGCTGATCCTGGTGGCCTCCCTGAAGGCCATCCCGAAGAGCGCCGACCGGGCGACCGGGCGGTTCGACCTGGCGGGCGCGGTCACCGTCACCGGCGGCATGGTGCTGCTGGTGCTGGCCATCGCCGAGGGCGTCTGGCCCGCGCTGGTCGGCGGCGTGGCGCTGCTCGCGGCGTTCGTGGTGATCGAGCGGCGGACCGCGGACCCGCTGGTG is a window of Saccharothrix espanaensis DSM 44229 DNA encoding:
- the sucC gene encoding ADP-forming succinate--CoA ligase subunit beta, which codes for MDLYEYQAKDLFAAHDVPVLPGDVASTPAEAKAIAERFGQTVVVKAQVKTGGRGKAGGVKLAETPAETEVKADAILGLDIKGHVVHRVLVTPASDIAEEYYFSFLLDRANRTFLAMASVEGGMDIEEVAATKPEALAKVPVDAVKGVDRAKADEIVAAARFPAEVADQVADVIVKLWETFVSEDATLVEVNPLVRDPEGKIVALDGKVTLDENASFRHPAHEALVDKQAEDPLEAKAKEKGLNYVKLDGQVGIIGNGAGLVMSTLDVVAYAGEKHKGVKPANFLDIGGGASAEVMANGLDIILHDPDVRSVFVNVFGGITSCDAVANGIVAALGILGDQATKPLVVRLDGNNVEEGRRILADAAHPLVTVVDTMDNAADKAAELAAAGV
- a CDS encoding esterase/lipase family protein → MGEVGTRPTGWAGFGLDAVRAGVDAVRTAVDAGVDRVGVALRDVAGAGAGLVESAGDALRTATGTGAGLVGGVLRDVAGTGAGLAGGVAGVARAVATPGGARGVVVEAAWLTAHTVLYPWGAIEQQFRPEGHLRHYRTDRLPLRRRGLVVSAMDAAGTPIVLVHGIGDNRSTFAVLSGALRRRGFGVVHAVNYSVLTALTGDVRRSAALLGEHVERICEQTGSDRVHVIGHSLGGLIARYYVQRLHGDARVKTLVTLGTPHGGTLAAYLFPTSLTRQLRPGSDLLAELSEPCRPCRTKFVVVWSGMDQVVIPQRHARLEHPSLRVEEYRIRDSGHLSLSVDTRALQVVVTAVTRTDDATDHPIVPVREGFSSSEVT
- a CDS encoding M23 family metallopeptidase; protein product: MLEKAVDRASTRDVGSHRLPPPPSALRGRIVVAAVAVGAFAAAGAGQTLHALGSGSDSPAQDEVTPLAAASEGAAAFGVGGSGPAAPHVLPVSKTTDPAAEAQKLTKSARISEDREAAEAESKRPKYARPAAGDFTSGFGGRWGEMHYGIDIAGPIGTPILSAADGVVIEAGPASGFGLWVKVEHSDGTVTVYGHVDTYSVRKGQQVRAGEQIARMGNRGFSTGPHLHFEVWNPGGMKINPLSWLNAKGISV
- a CDS encoding winged helix-turn-helix transcriptional regulator, with amino-acid sequence MEDGTFKSPGYCDETDEDARQWDARSDCAVRKVADRIGDKWSVLVLAYLAERGHRFGELWRRIDGVSRRVLTVTLRQLERDGLVLRTVHPTVPPRVDYALTPLGETLHVTLRGLVTWAEEHEAEIAAARAAFDERAGAA
- a CDS encoding MFS transporter, producing MATTETTARFSGREWSLLLVLCGAIFLEGIDVAMMGVALPSIQAELGMSAGALQWVVSAYVLGYGGFMLLGGRAADLLGRRRVFLFWLAVFVVFSGLGGLAQDGWVLITARFVTGLSAAFLTPAGLSIITTTFTGPRRDQALLVYGGIGAAGFSLGMVVGGLLTVVGWRWVFFAPVVLALLILVASLKAIPKSADRATGRFDLAGAVTVTGGMVLLVLAIAEGVWPALVGGVALLAAFVVIERRTADPLVRLGILRSGPLLRANVSALLLAAAFFGFQLVAVLYLQQVLGWSALETGLALLVVGIDSVLAPTLTPRLVARFGLAPVVTAGLLLATASFTLFLRIDHGWGYWQLFPTVLLLGLAFALAYGPLTIIATDGIADAEQGLAGGLLNTSFQFGAALGVAGVTAVAALGDTPLEGYRLAVLFPVAAALVAALTASRGARRRSA